The DNA segment ctcaaacagtcgtctgggacgagacaaaggaaagagcttttagcgccctaaagagtgccctaacaagccagcctgtgctacgatcgccagactatacaaaagggttcattgttcagtgcgatgctagtgagcgaggcatgggcgttgtactgtgccaacgggaaaatggagaagtagaacaccccgtcctgtatgctagtcgtaagctgaccagtcgtgagcaggcgtatagcgccaccgagaaagagtgtgcatgtctcgtgtgggccgttcagaaattgtcatgctatctagccggctcgaggtttatcattgagacggatcactgccctctccaatggctgcagaccatctctcccaaaaatggccgcctcctgcgctggagcctcgctttacaacaatattcctttgaggtgcgttacaaaaaggggagtctcaacggtaacgccgatggcttaagtcgaagcccctaacgtaggaatcagcctcaaaattgtttgttactgatgtttttcttcctgaggcaggattttttttaacatattgcttttgtttagtgtttcaaagtgatgatatgctttctagtgcaatttttcaatttgtggacgcgttctgagtgatgctagactactgtaaggaactaggcagtggtataaaaaggggaaagagcctggcagggcttagtgagggttgtgccgtgcttgctgactgagcggttgagttttcagcgtagttctaacgcttgccgggaacgagaacaaaaatgtgaactctcccgaagtcactttgcagtgtcccgtgcgaacctgaacgagagaacgaggccttctctgtgcgctgcgctcaagaaacgtcaagggacgcccgacttcggttatgagcatcatcgagcgacatccctccggacagcggatgcagtcccctgtccatcgggatctccttcccccggcggggcggtctgttgcgtttcgcctgcgacacgtggttttgccggcgcgactgcggcggggcggcagacattttggcccgatcgtcgtcgccgcaacactcatcgccaggtgtttccaggcgcgtctgcggcgatgcgaccgcctagggatcctcctcgcattccagtcattgtgcccgaaacaggcgatgccaaagcagggatctcattccagttattgggcccgaaacaggcgatgccaaagcagggatctcgttccagtcattgtgcccgaaacaggcgatgccaaagcagggatctcattccagttattgggcccgaaacaggcgatgccaaagcagggatctcgttccagtcattgtgtccgaccggcagcgccacgacagggtgctacgagatcgtgcgcagcgccacgacggggtgctacgagatcgtgcgcagcgcctcgacatggtgctacggcatcgctacgacagtgtgcgtcaccattagcccattgtacattcacgtgctcgtcttttgaggggttccttcttgccctcaactgcgagagtataaaaacagctgcccccggacgccaaaaggagggctccgatttcttctgttgagtgaagtgctctcccgtctctctacttcggtcaacctgaccgccaactctttgcgatgttaaaataaacaagttgtttcgttgttaccagtcgactcatgctttgccgggaccttcggatgcttccagttgtaccccaggccgccaggccaacgctacccttggggcttgcgacccaggtacaaccacgggcgtcagcgccgagttcccaacagatcgtacgagcagtccgatccaaacagtatTAATACAAACATCGCTATCCACCATTGTTCCTTAGTGCccatggtgctgggctgctaagcacgaggtcaccggATGGAATCGCGACATTAGtggctgcatttctatggggacgaaatgcgaacatacccatgtacttagatttaggtgcacgttaaagaatcgtAGGTAGCccgaatttccggagttccccacttaggcatgcctgataatcagatcgtggttttgccacataaaacctcataattaattTTATTACAGGCATCTCCAAACGCAGTAGATGTTTATCGCGAAAGCACAATAGGCAACATTGCCAACTTAATAATCGGCTCTTCTGACTCCAAGCAGCCTCGGATAGGAGGCGAATGCTGCTGGTTCATAGCCGGTTCGTATAAAAAAATTCACACATGCTTAACTTCTAGTAGTTCCAGTGCGGGCGAAGTACTATGGTAGTTTACTCCCAGGACAACTAAGCTGATTATTTAAATGGAGGAAATTGAGTGCGAGAGCAAACGACCCATTCTAGCTAGCTTAGCGTGAGCGAGGTAAGGAGGGAGAAACATTATGCACTCCAGGTGAAGGTGTGTGCATAATTGCAGTATATATATGAAGGGAGTAGGTCTTCCTATTCAAGGTTCAGTGAATTCAAAGGATTGCCGGCGCACGTAGAACAAATAAAACATTTAATTTCCATGTTTCGGCGGGGGTGAGGCCTTCATCAAGAGCGCCTTTGAAAGTACGCAGAGCTCGCTACACATTTCTTGTTTGTAAAAGTGAAGGgaatcaaatatttgaaaaatgtaAGGTAGCCTATGGCTAAAAAGCGCGTATATTTAGAGGCGTCATGAATACCAATACGTGTCCATTCACTCGTccaaaatacataaataaatataaagttaAAATAATAGCGCAGGTTCTGTATGATTATATACATGCGTACATTCAGTGGCGTCCTCAAGAGGCGACATCAAAACTAGAACAAGTACATtcactaaagtaaaaaaaaaaatgaaggtaggTAGCCTTTGAATACAAACACGAGTACATTCAGTGACGTCCAGAAGGAAGGAGCGGATGAAATATAAGATGGAAAGACAAAAGCGAGTGGAATGCAGGCCAGAAGGGTCCCACGTGAGCATAGAGCATGCGAGGGGTCGAAGCTGCCAGAAGAATACTCaacttgtgctttttttttgttgattcaattagtaactacaagtaatttcccctatgctgtcctggGTGCCTTTGCTTGTAgccttcttatgatacgactaaaaAATTGGGCACTCGTTTCCTTATTCTTCTTCATTAGATAGCGAGGCCTCAAATCCGGCAGcaatgatgccttcaggtaacctGTGTGAGTTTATTAAACTGTTGACTTCGCGCACACGTGACGCCTGCTACAAAAGgttgttccacgtccgccgtcaaggccgtgagtggtggcgcaAGGTAACATTCCTAGGTTTAGTTTGAGCAGAcaaatatatgcatatatatatatatatatatatatatatatatataatatggtcACGTAGTGGTGACAGCAGTCGCAGGGACGATGAGGGCGGAGAAAAGTTCGTCGAAAGAAGCCTGTTTATTGGGCTGACTTGCGCCCACAATGCCCTGAATTACCCGGCGGCGGCGAGGCGACCAGCGAGCTCGGTGGTCGTTGAACAGAAAGCCTGCCCCTGTCGTCTGCGCTCAATTTAAAGCGCGTCTTGGCGCGTCTCTCAACTGGGTGCGTCTTGCGTCGCATGGTGGCAGCGCGTCTTGCGCTGCGTCGCGTGGCGGCAGACTTGCGAACATTCGCGGCATTACTCCCCTCTCAAAGAGGCATCGAACCGATGCATGAAAAGAAATAATGCGACTAGCAACAAATAAAACGAACCGTGCGAAAAGAAACACGGAGTGTAAAAATGCAGCGTCCTTTAGCGCGTATAATAGGGCTTCAGGCGGACGACATGAACAACTTCTGGTCGTACGCGGCGTCGCTGGGATGCAGTCATGGCGTCAGGGATGGCTTCATAATCCAGTTCACCAAGCCGACGAAGAACCTTGCATGGGCCAAAATAGCGGCGCAAAAGCGTTTCACTCAATCCACGGCGCCGAATGGGCGTCCACACCGAGATTTGGTCTCCTGGCTTGTATTCCGCGTTGCGTCTTCGTAGGTTGTAGCGTCTGGTGTCGGTGCGCTGCTCGTCTTTGATTCGTAATCGGGCGAGCCTTcgagcttcttctgcgcgttgAAGGTAGGCGGCAACATCGACGTTCTCTTCTTCTGTAACATTGGGTAGCATGGCGTCTAGCGTGGTCGTGGCCTCCCTTCCGTGCACGAGCCTAAAAGGCGTCATCTGGGTGCTCTCCTGCACTGCGGTGTTGTAGGCAAAGGCGATGAATGGCAGAATGacgtcccaggtcttgtgttcggcatcgacatacatggcgagcatatcggcGATGGTTTTGTTGAGGCGCTCGATCAGTCCGTTGGTCTACGGATGGTATGCAGTTGTCCTCCAGTGGGTGGTTTGGCTGTAACGCAGGATGGATTGCGTTAGTTCCGCCGTGAATGCTGTTCCTCTGTCCGTGATGAGTACATCGGGGGCGCCGTGTCGCAGAAGAATGCAGTCCACGAAAAATTTGGCGACTTCTGCTGCTGTTCCCTTCAGTAGGGCTTTTGGCTCGGCGTAGCAAGTCAGGTAGTCGGTCgctacgatgatccacttatttccagacgTTGACTTTGGGAAAGGGCCAAGCAAGTCCATGCCGATCTGCTGAAAGGGTCGTGGGGTTCAATGGGGTTCAGGAATCCTGCTGGTCGGGTGGGAGGTGTCTTTCGTCACTGACAATCTCGGCAGGTTTTCACATTATGTGCGACATCGGCCGAAAGgcgggccagtaatacttttctttaaTGCGGCGGAGAGTGTGAGTGAACCCGAGATGTCCCGCTGTCGGCTCGCCGTGGGAAGCCTGTAGAACTTCTTCGCGGAGACAAGCAGGTACAACAAGGAGGTTGCCTGTTTTGTTCGCTGCGAAGTTCTTCTTCATGAGGACATCATTCTGTACACAGAAGGAAGAAAGTCCTCGCTTGAATGAGGCAGGGGGCGAAGAATCGTTGCCCTCCAAGTACTCTATGAGACACTTTAGGTCAGGGTCCGAGCGTTGCTGCTGGGCAAAAGAGCTGGAGCTGATGGGTCCCAGGAAGGCGTCCTGATCGTCGTCCGGTGGCGGCGCATCTACAGGGGCTTGTGAGAGgcaatcggcgtcagagtgtttgagTCCGGACTTGTAAACCACGGTGACGTCAAACTCCTGGAGGCAAAGAAtccatcgagcgaggcggccaGAGGGGTCCTTCaaattggcaagccagcacagcgcgtggtgatcgctgaccaCCTTGAACGGTCCTCCGTACACGTAGGGGCGGAATGTCGACGTAGCCCAGGTGGTGGCAAGGCACTCCCCTGTCACTCGTCGAATAGTTAGCCTCGGCCTTGGAAAGGGAGCGGCTAGCGTATGCGATGACGTTCTGCAGCCCGTCGCTTTTTTGAACGAGGACGGCGCTAGGCCCACACTGCTTGCGTCGGTATGGAGCTCAGTATCAGCGTTTTCATCAAAATGCGCGAGGTTCGGCGAAGACTGTAAACGGCGCTGGAGTTCTTTGAAGGCTTCTGCTTGCGGCGCTTCCCATTTAAATGGCACGTTTGCCTTCGTTAGTTGGGTCAGGGGCtcggcgatgcgcgaaaagttttTCAAAAATCGTCGGTAATATGCGCACAGTCCGAGGAACCTGCGCACAGCTTTCTTATCGGCCGGCGGTGGGAACTGTTCAATAGCGGGTGTTTTCTGCGGGTCTGGGCGTACTCCCTCCCTGCTAACGATGTGGCCTAGAAACAGCAGCTCTGCATaagcaaagtggcacttctcggCTTTCAAGGTTAGGCCAGACGACTTGATGGCATCTAGCACTGTCCGAAGTATTTTGAGGTGTTCTTGAAAGTTcgaggcgaagacaacgacgtcatctaaATATACCAGACAAATTTGCCACTTTAGGTCAGCCAGCACTGTATCCATCACCGGATGAAACGTCGctggtgcggaacagagaccaaaTGACATCACCTTGAACTCAGACCCCATCAGGAGTGATGAATGCTGTCTTCTCGCCATCTCTTTCGTCGacctcaatctgccagtagccgctcttcaggtccatcgatgagaaataCTTGGCGTTGCAGAGCCGGTCCAGTGTGTTGTCGATGCGGGGGAGGGGGTAGACGCCCTTCTTTGTTATGTTGTTTAAGCggtggtaatcaacgcagaatcgaAGTGCGCCGTCTTTCTTTCGCACTAGAACAACCGGTGCAGCCCATGTGCTGTTTGatggctggatgacgtcatcgcgaagcatttctttcacttggtTCCGGATGGCTTGTCGTTATCGCGGCGACACACGGTAGGGGCTTTGACGGAGAGGTCGGGCGTGCTGGTCGGTTATGATGCGATGCTTGGCAATTGGCGTTTGTTGGACCGTCGGTGATGACGAAAAACACTGGCTGTAACTTCGAAGCAGATTGCGGATCTGGTCTTGTCTGTTCCGGGTCAGGGCTGGGTTGATGTCGAAAGTGGGCGAGTTCTCATGATCAGACCAATCTTCTGCGGATGGGTCGGAGAGGGCGAAGGAATCCCGTACGTCGGATTTTTCGTCGAAGAAAGCAATCGCCGTTCCTTTGTTAATGTGCCGGTATTCTTCGATGAAGTTAGTCAACAGTACTTCGGTCTGGCCGTTGCGGAAATGTGCGATGCCTCTTGCGATACCGATTCCTCGGTCTAGAAGCAACTGCGTGTTCCCCTCGATGATGCCTTCAGGCTTAATGGCTTTCATGGCACCTACGGTCACGATAACGCTTGAACAGAGTGGGACGCTCACTTCTTCT comes from the Dermacentor variabilis isolate Ectoservices chromosome 2, ASM5094787v1, whole genome shotgun sequence genome and includes:
- the LOC142570648 gene encoding uncharacterized protein LOC142570648 is translated as MYVDAEHKTWDVILPFIAFAYNTAVQESTQMTPFRLVHGREATTTLDAMLPNVTEEENVDVAAYLQRAEEARRLARLRIKDEQRTDTRRYNLRRRNAEYKPGDQISVWTPIRRRGLSETLLRRYFGPCKVLRRLGELDYEAIPDAMTASQRRRVRPEVVHVVRLKPYYTR